The Erigeron canadensis isolate Cc75 chromosome 4, C_canadensis_v1, whole genome shotgun sequence genome window below encodes:
- the LOC122597886 gene encoding uncharacterized protein LOC122597886 isoform X2 has product MERREARRQCLEVSHCNPFDPSLPPFEINRRPLIPDLILTREQLARAYRPKYVVFNGKKIPAGTVANYINHRPPCFPLKPRGDSTGKDLSLSPPATATGTNAEVGGGSKGPAADPSEPVGIKAEGMHNYPLKSQPSTESLVIDLNSKPCTSRNCFYCWHQS; this is encoded by the exons ATGGAGAGAAGAGAGGCAAGGCGACAATGTCTGGAGGTATCTCATTGCAACCCTTTCGATCCCAGCTTGCCGCCTTTTGAAATAAATCGACGTCCTTTGATTCCCGACCTTATTCTCACTCGAGAACAAC TTGCCAGAGCTTACAGACCTAAATATGTGGTGTTCAATGGCAAAAAAATACCAGCAGGAACCGTAGCCA ATTATATAAATCACAGGCCACCTTGCTTTCCACTGAAACCTCGTGGGGATTCTACTGGCAAAGACCTTAGCCTGTCACCACCTGCAACCGCAACAG GAACCAACGCTGAAGTGGGTGGGGGATCCAAGGGCCCTGCTGCAGATCCATCAGAACCAGTTG GCATCAAAGCTGAAGGTATGCACAATTACCCTCTGAAGTCCCAGCCATCAACTGAATCCCTGGTCATTGATCTAAATTCTAAACCCTGCACCAGCAGGAACTGCTTCTACTGCTG GCACCAAAGCTGA
- the LOC122597886 gene encoding uncharacterized protein LOC122597886 isoform X1, whose translation MERREARRQCLEVSHCNPFDPSLPPFEINRRPLIPDLILTREQLARAYRPKYVVFNGKKIPAGTVANYINHRPPCFPLKPRGDSTGKDLSLSPPATATGTNAEVGGGSKGPAADPSEPVGIKAEGTKAEVQGGSLLKRPCDVLGESSDILREVKKQTVAKRN comes from the exons ATGGAGAGAAGAGAGGCAAGGCGACAATGTCTGGAGGTATCTCATTGCAACCCTTTCGATCCCAGCTTGCCGCCTTTTGAAATAAATCGACGTCCTTTGATTCCCGACCTTATTCTCACTCGAGAACAAC TTGCCAGAGCTTACAGACCTAAATATGTGGTGTTCAATGGCAAAAAAATACCAGCAGGAACCGTAGCCA ATTATATAAATCACAGGCCACCTTGCTTTCCACTGAAACCTCGTGGGGATTCTACTGGCAAAGACCTTAGCCTGTCACCACCTGCAACCGCAACAG GAACCAACGCTGAAGTGGGTGGGGGATCCAAGGGCCCTGCTGCAGATCCATCAGAACCAGTTG GCATCAAAGCTGAAG GCACCAAAGCTGAAGTGCAAGGTGGATCTCTTCTCAAGCGACCCTGCGACGTTCTTGGCGAGTCAAGTGATATCTTGCGGGAGGTTAAAAAGCAAACG GTAGCAAAGCGGAATTGA
- the LOC122596070 gene encoding uncharacterized protein LOC122596070, which translates to MTSAVAATNTPTFRTVVIPFTQLKDKDADLSAKIEEGFGPDGLGILSISDVPGYALLRQNLLNLAPRLANLPEKVKKDLEDPLSRYNFGWSHGKEKLESGKPDLLKGSFYANPILDKPTTESSLIQRYPAYCGSNIWPQNSLPELEAAFKVLGKLILDVGLLVAYHCDKYVSDAIDMQPDEGIEQIVFRSRCHKGRLLYYFPAEESNDPQDGDSMSSWCGWHTDHGSLTGLTFGMFTKGGSKISCPDSSAGLYIKTRAGQIVKVVYEEDEIAYQIGNITEILSRGRLCATPHCVRAPKGIKATGLERSTFALFMQPDWDEKLSFPETGHIHQELIQANESLTFGEYTEKLLDKYYNLKK; encoded by the exons ATGACGTCAGCCGTCGCCGCCACAAACACTCCTACGTTCCGTACAGTTGTTATTCCCTTTACTCAACTTAAA GATAAAGATGCTGATTTGTCGGCGAAAATTGAAGAAGGATTTGGACCAGATGGATTGGGTATATTATCGATATCTGAT GTTCCTGGATACGCTTTGTTGAGACAAAACCTTCTGAATCTTGCACCTAG GTTGGCGAACCTTCCTGAGAAGGTGAAGAAAGACCTGGAAGATCCTCTAAGCAG ATATAACTTTGGATGGAGTCATGGGAAAGAGAAACTCGAGTCAGGAAAACCAG ATCTGCTGAAAGGTTCCTTTTATGCAAATCCTATATTAGACAAGCCCACCACTGAGTCTTCACTTATTCAACG GTACCCTGCATACTGTGGATCAAATATTTGGCCTCAAAATAGTCTGCCTGAACTTGAAGCCG CTTTCAAAGTTCTTGGAAAGCTTATTCTTGATGTTGGTTTATTGGTTGCATATCACTGTGATAAATATG TGTCAGATGCAATAGACATGCAACCCGATGAAGGCATCGAACAGATTGTGTTTCGTTCCCGGTGTCATAAAGGCCGTTTGCTATATTACTTTCCTGCTGAAGAAAG TAATGATCCTCAAGATGGTGACTCCATGTCATCATGGTGTGGCTGGCATACGGATCATGGCTCTCTGACTG GTCTTACTTTTGGCATGTTTACTAAAGGTGGCTCAAAAATATCTTGCCCAGATAGTTCGGCTGGCCTTTACATCAAAACAAGAGcaggtcaaatagtcaaa GTGGTGTACGAGGAAGATGAAATTGCATACCAAATCGGCAACATAACTGAAATACTTTCAAGAGGGCGGCTTTGTGCAACACCTCATTGTGTCCGC GCACCAAAAGGCATAAAAGCAACAGGACTGGAACGATCCACATTTGCATTATTCATGCAACCCGACTG GGATGAAAAACTAAGTTTTCCAGAGACAGGTCACATCCATCAGGAG TTGATCCAGGCCAATGAATCGCTTACATTTGGTGAGTACACAGAGAAGCTTCTGGACAAGTATTATAATCTGAAGAAGTAG
- the LOC122595556 gene encoding peroxiredoxin-2E, chloroplastic-like codes for MATIAAAASPLTFTRLLSRATKPHFTSVNFSPFTKPPTFKRFSTVAAAKTISVGDKLPDTTLSYFDSENELQTLTVSELTKSKKTILFAVPGAFTPTCSQKHLPGFIEKAGELKSKGVDQIACISVNDAFVMKAWGKELGIGDGNDQVLLLSDGNADFTKAIGCELDLSDKPVGLGVRSRRYAMLVEDGIVKVLNLEEGGAFTSSGADDMLKVLH; via the coding sequence atggcTACCATCGCCGCCGCAGCATCTCCGCTCACATTCACAAGACTTTTATCTCGCGCCACCAAACCCCACTTCACCTCCGTCAATTTTTCACCTTTCACCAAACCCCCCACCTTCAAAAGATTCTCAACCGTCGCCGCCGCGAAAACCATCTCTGTCGGAGACAAACTCCCCGACACAACCTTATCCTATTTCGATTCCGAAAACGAACTACAAACCTTAACAGTTTCCGAACTTACAAAATCCAAGAAAACAATACTGTTTGCTGTCCCTGGTGCCTTCACACCCACATGCTCACAAAAACATCTCCCGGGGTTTATCGAAAAAGCCGGAGAGTTAAAGTCAAAAGGGGTTGATCAAATTGCGTGTATTTCGGTCAATGATGCATTTGTAATGAAAGCTTGGGGAAAAGAATTGGGAATTGGGGATGGTAATGATCAGGTATTGTTATTAAGTGATGGAAATGCGGATTTTACGAAAGCGATCGGCTGTGAGTTGGATTTAAGCGATAAACCGGTCGGGTTGGGGGTTCGGTCTAGACGATATGCAATGCTGGTTGAAGACGGAATTGTCAAGGTTTTGAATCTTGAAGAGGGAGGTGCTTTTACTTCTAGTGGTGCTGATGATATGCTCAAAGTTCTTCATTGA
- the LOC122597886 gene encoding uncharacterized protein LOC122597886 isoform X3, which yields MSGVARAYRPKYVVFNGKKIPAGTVANYINHRPPCFPLKPRGDSTGKDLSLSPPATATGTNAEVGGGSKGPAADPSEPVGIKAEGTKAEVQGGSLLKRPCDVLGESSDILREVKKQTFLGSKAELKGGTTFNKDLG from the exons ATGTCTGGAG TTGCCAGAGCTTACAGACCTAAATATGTGGTGTTCAATGGCAAAAAAATACCAGCAGGAACCGTAGCCA ATTATATAAATCACAGGCCACCTTGCTTTCCACTGAAACCTCGTGGGGATTCTACTGGCAAAGACCTTAGCCTGTCACCACCTGCAACCGCAACAG GAACCAACGCTGAAGTGGGTGGGGGATCCAAGGGCCCTGCTGCAGATCCATCAGAACCAGTTG GCATCAAAGCTGAAG GCACCAAAGCTGAAGTGCAAGGTGGATCTCTTCTCAAGCGACCCTGCGACGTTCTTGGCGAGTCAAGTGATATCTTGCGGGAGGTTAAAAAGCAAACG TTTTTAGGTAGCAAAGCGGAATTGAAAGGAGGAACCACATTTAACAAGGATCTTGGCTAG